Proteins found in one Phocoena sinus isolate mPhoSin1 chromosome 5, mPhoSin1.pri, whole genome shotgun sequence genomic segment:
- the MGST2 gene encoding microsomal glutathione S-transferase 2, with the protein MAALSVLSACQQSYFTLQAGKARSKYKVTPPAVSGSPEFERIFHAQQNCVEFYPIFMITLWMAGGQFFDTCLSLVYIYVHHQYFWGYSEAAKKKVRNTQELITGFQLSLGVLALLTVLSTVGIANSFLDEYLDFNVARN; encoded by the exons GTTATTTCACTTTGCAGGCAGGAAAGGCGAGATCAAAATACAAAGTCACACCCCCAGCAGTCTCTGGGTCACCAGAGTTTGAGAGAATATTTCATGCACA ACAAAACTGTGTGGAGTTTTACCCAATATTTATGATTACGTTGTGGATGGCTGG aGGCCAG ttttTTGATACTTGTCTAAGTCTGGTGTACATATACGTCCATCACCAGTATTTCTGGGGATACTCAGAAGCTGCTAAAAAAAAGGTAAGGAACACCCAAGAATT GATCACTGGTTTCCAGTTGAGTCTGGGGGTTTTGGCCTTGTTGACTGTCCTAAGCACCGTGGGGATTGCAAACAGCTTTCTGGATGAATACCTGGACTTCAATGTTGCGAGAAACTGA